In one Methanobrevibacter arboriphilus genomic region, the following are encoded:
- a CDS encoding glycoside hydrolase family 99-like domain-containing protein — MKKIMNNKVSKIFNIVSMKKYEKLKKRYLKLEKNYKNLKASNEEILKDIYANNSNLFSKNYIKKSSREFERKKNDPKLIPFYLPQFHTIPENDKWWGKGFTEWTNVTQGQPQFVGHYQPHLPDELGFYDLDNTKIFKEQVSLAKKYGVYGFCFHYYWFSGGKRLLEKPIFNYLNDKSLDFPFMLCWANEPWSRRWDGSEDDILIDQKFEESDIKKFIKDIMPFLKDKRYIKVNNCPILIIYRPHFFSKDMMLKMSEIWREYGKREGFDDLYLLHTRTGGFESNSLDWGFDGELEFPPNNISYRDTLNNEKIINPNFKGRIFDLPKIVMKNFIDIQENENLYKTVLPSWDNTARKKNNGHVYYNSSPDFYKKWLSNAIKKTEKIHPDNKIVFINAWNEWAEGAHLEPDKKYGFAYLEATLDALLENRSNSSKILK, encoded by the coding sequence ATGAAAAAAATTATGAATAATAAAGTTTCTAAGATATTCAATATAGTTAGCATGAAAAAATATGAAAAGCTTAAAAAAAGATATCTGAAGCTTGAAAAAAACTATAAAAATTTAAAAGCAAGCAATGAAGAAATATTAAAAGATATTTATGCTAACAACTCTAATTTATTCTCTAAAAATTATATTAAAAAATCTTCAAGAGAGTTTGAAAGAAAAAAAAATGATCCTAAGCTAATTCCTTTTTATTTACCTCAATTCCACACTATTCCTGAAAATGATAAATGGTGGGGTAAGGGATTTACAGAATGGACAAATGTTACTCAGGGTCAACCTCAATTTGTTGGACATTATCAACCACACTTACCAGATGAATTAGGCTTCTATGATTTAGATAACACTAAAATTTTCAAAGAACAGGTTAGTTTAGCAAAAAAATATGGAGTTTACGGGTTTTGTTTCCATTATTATTGGTTTTCAGGCGGAAAAAGATTATTAGAGAAACCTATTTTTAATTATTTAAATGATAAATCTTTAGATTTTCCTTTCATGCTTTGTTGGGCAAATGAACCATGGTCAAGAAGATGGGATGGCTCAGAAGATGATATATTAATAGACCAAAAGTTTGAAGAATCTGATATTAAAAAATTCATTAAAGATATCATGCCTTTTTTAAAAGATAAACGTTACATCAAAGTCAATAATTGCCCAATTTTAATTATATATCGCCCTCATTTTTTTTCAAAAGATATGATGTTGAAAATGTCAGAAATTTGGAGGGAATATGGAAAAAGAGAAGGATTTGATGATTTATATCTATTACACACAAGAACTGGTGGATTTGAATCTAATTCTTTAGATTGGGGTTTTGATGGAGAGTTAGAATTTCCTCCCAATAATATTTCATATAGAGATACTCTCAATAATGAGAAAATTATAAATCCTAACTTTAAAGGAAGAATTTTTGATTTGCCAAAGATAGTAATGAAGAATTTTATAGATATTCAAGAAAATGAAAATCTTTATAAAACTGTTTTACCCTCTTGGGATAATACTGCAAGAAAGAAAAATAATGGGCATGTATATTATAATTCCTCTCCAGATTTCTATAAAAAATGGTTATCTAATGCAATAAAAAAAACTGAAAAAATCCACCCTGATAATAAAATTGTTTTTATTAATGCTTGGAATGAATGGGCAGAAGGAGCACATTTAGAACCAGATAAAAAATATGGATTTGCATATCTAGAAGCAACATTAGATGCACTATTAGAAAATAGATCAAACTCATCAAAAATTTTAAAATAA